The proteins below are encoded in one region of Synchiropus splendidus isolate RoL2022-P1 chromosome 13, RoL_Sspl_1.0, whole genome shotgun sequence:
- the retreg1 gene encoding reticulophagy regulator 1 isoform X2, translating to MSPGSVSLHYDSWEMMDSGQLARSGPGLQLGDSLRLLLKEASAFKQQNPGKFCLLICSLCSFFAVVGRYIPGIVLSYLLVLGVFLWPLVSSHEVGLWVRPALLKLDFGIGALYLRVKENREKRLAQTRIDTEGIESDLSSMFPKLDSAVRREMSVSDTEVSDVTWTDNGTFNLSEGHTPQSENSEDLDREEAFTGGLAEFPSLDNGASTNGDDDEFSLGLPQVRTKETQLSVTDGQSAGTTLELVNQLAGDVITAAVTAAMQDHIEAAGLTLGSWDRENQLLELVEDSDSEVEDFELLDQSELEQLDGDVAAVPVKEEAPMEKGTAPPTGFFSKLLRRK from the exons ATGTCCCCTGGAAGTGTGAGCCTGCACTACGACAG ctgggaGATGATGGACTCTGGTCAACTTGCCAGGTCTGGACCTGGACTTCAGCTCGGAGACTCGCTCCGACTCCTCCTGAAGGAGGCGTCGGCATTTAAACAGCAAAACCCGGGCAAG TTCTGTCTCCTGATCTGCAGCCTGTGCTCCTTCTTCGCCGTCGTTGGACGCTACATTCCAGGCATCGTTCTCTCCTATTTACTTG TGCTCGGCGTCTTCCTCTGGCCCCTGGTTTCATCTCACGAAGTAGGTCTGTGGGTGAGGCCGGCTCTGCTCAAACTGGACTTTGGAATTGGAGCCTTGTACCTGAGAGTGAAAGAAAATCGAG AGAAGCGTCTTGCACAGACTCGGATTGACACAGAGGGAATCGAGTCAGATCTCTCTTCCATGTTCCCGAAG CTCGACTCGGCTGTTCGTAGAGAGATGTCGGTGTCAGACACCGAAGTGTCGGATGTGACGTGGACTGACAACGGAACCTTTAACTTGTCGGAGGGTCACACGCCTCAATCAGAGAACTCTGAAG ATCTGGACCGCGAGGAAGCCTTCACCGGTGGCCTGGCTGAGTTCCCATCCCTGGACAATGGCGCGTCCACCAACGGCGATGACGATGAATTCAGTCTGGGTCTCCCGCAGGTCAGAACCAAGGAGACTCAACTTTCTGTGACTGATGGACAATCTGCTGGAACCACTCTGGAACTGGTCAACCAGCTGGCTGGGGACGTCATCACGGCCGCGGTCACAGCCGCTATGCAGGACCACATCGAGGCGGCCGGCCTGACCCTGGGGAGCTGGGACCGGGAGAACCAGCTGCTGGAACTGGTCGAGGACTCGGATAGCGAGGTTGAGGACTTCGAGCTGCTGGATCAGTCGGAGCTGGAGCAACTGGACGGGGACGTGGCTGCGGTTCCAGTGAAGGAGGAAGCTCCAATGGAGAAGGGTACAGCGCCACCCACTGGGTTTTTCTCCAAATTACTGAGGCGCAAGTGA
- the retreg1 gene encoding reticulophagy regulator 1 isoform X1 — MKRFWLGSALTPTEQLRNNNLYFENLLPEVYVRASALTSRASVSCGAAEPVPMLAYPGAGSASGREAAAGEPSEPGRTEESFPGLVGRWRTTSSTSAASAAAGATLWFVSSSPLRVYTLLALLLALLVLAVAARDLVRSRCAGARRQTTDSWEMMDSGQLARSGPGLQLGDSLRLLLKEASAFKQQNPGKFCLLICSLCSFFAVVGRYIPGIVLSYLLVLGVFLWPLVSSHEVGLWVRPALLKLDFGIGALYLRVKENREKRLAQTRIDTEGIESDLSSMFPKLDSAVRREMSVSDTEVSDVTWTDNGTFNLSEGHTPQSENSEDLDREEAFTGGLAEFPSLDNGASTNGDDDEFSLGLPQVRTKETQLSVTDGQSAGTTLELVNQLAGDVITAAVTAAMQDHIEAAGLTLGSWDRENQLLELVEDSDSEVEDFELLDQSELEQLDGDVAAVPVKEEAPMEKGTAPPTGFFSKLLRRK, encoded by the exons ATGAAAAGGTTCTGGTTAGGTTCCGCCCTAACCCCAACAGAACAGCTGAGAAACAAtaatctttattttgaaaacctcCTGCCGGAAGTGTATGTGCGTGCGTCAGCGCTAACTTCACGAGCATCAGTGAGTTGCGGTGCAGCGGAACCGGTCCCGATGCTGGCGTACCCTGGAGCTGGATCTGCGAGTGGAAGGGAGGCGGCTGCCGGGGAACCGAGCGAGCCTGGCAGAACTGAGGAGAGCTTCCCGGGACTGGTCGGCCGGTGGCGGACAACGAGCTCAACTTCGGCCGCGTCCGCTGCCGCCGGCGCGACGCTGTG GTTTGTGTCCTCCAGCCCTCTCCGGGTTTACACCCTCCTGGCGCTCCTGCTGGCCCTGCTGGTTCTCGCGGTAGCCGCCAGAGACCTCGTCAGGTCCAGATGTGCAG GAGCCCGGCGGCAAACAACAGACAG ctgggaGATGATGGACTCTGGTCAACTTGCCAGGTCTGGACCTGGACTTCAGCTCGGAGACTCGCTCCGACTCCTCCTGAAGGAGGCGTCGGCATTTAAACAGCAAAACCCGGGCAAG TTCTGTCTCCTGATCTGCAGCCTGTGCTCCTTCTTCGCCGTCGTTGGACGCTACATTCCAGGCATCGTTCTCTCCTATTTACTTG TGCTCGGCGTCTTCCTCTGGCCCCTGGTTTCATCTCACGAAGTAGGTCTGTGGGTGAGGCCGGCTCTGCTCAAACTGGACTTTGGAATTGGAGCCTTGTACCTGAGAGTGAAAGAAAATCGAG AGAAGCGTCTTGCACAGACTCGGATTGACACAGAGGGAATCGAGTCAGATCTCTCTTCCATGTTCCCGAAG CTCGACTCGGCTGTTCGTAGAGAGATGTCGGTGTCAGACACCGAAGTGTCGGATGTGACGTGGACTGACAACGGAACCTTTAACTTGTCGGAGGGTCACACGCCTCAATCAGAGAACTCTGAAG ATCTGGACCGCGAGGAAGCCTTCACCGGTGGCCTGGCTGAGTTCCCATCCCTGGACAATGGCGCGTCCACCAACGGCGATGACGATGAATTCAGTCTGGGTCTCCCGCAGGTCAGAACCAAGGAGACTCAACTTTCTGTGACTGATGGACAATCTGCTGGAACCACTCTGGAACTGGTCAACCAGCTGGCTGGGGACGTCATCACGGCCGCGGTCACAGCCGCTATGCAGGACCACATCGAGGCGGCCGGCCTGACCCTGGGGAGCTGGGACCGGGAGAACCAGCTGCTGGAACTGGTCGAGGACTCGGATAGCGAGGTTGAGGACTTCGAGCTGCTGGATCAGTCGGAGCTGGAGCAACTGGACGGGGACGTGGCTGCGGTTCCAGTGAAGGAGGAAGCTCCAATGGAGAAGGGTACAGCGCCACCCACTGGGTTTTTCTCCAAATTACTGAGGCGCAAGTGA
- the rnf182 gene encoding E3 ubiquitin-protein ligase RNF182, translated as MIELQTCDDVCSRVDSLSLEELECKICYCSYNLRGRRPKVLECCHRLCTKCLSKILDLGESPPNYVVCPFCRYTTRLTGEALDGLPEDCNLLAVLTLRSRNQRNRHQEPPAELLLSPRRLSSLMVSPPVTPPTPYSSIRSSPNFVVITIMEPPPASNQQPHASRHRSSSLDSMASVTQRWTVWNCAALLCQTLARALVWMLGLLYFSSLPMGVYLLIMQRTTIGVLLVSLVPASLIIILVYGLCQCICQEFWECVSHR; from the coding sequence ATGATCGAACTGCAGACCTGCGACGATGTCTGCAGCCGCGTGGACTCGCTCagcctggaggagctggagtgtAAGATATGCTACTGCTCCTACAACCTGCGGGGTCGCAGGCCGAAGGTCCTGGAGTGCTGCCACCGACTGTGCACCAAGTGCCTGTCCAAGATCCTGGATCTGGGTGAGTCTCCTCCCAACTATGTGGTCTGCCCCTTCTGCCGTTACACCACCAGACTGACGGGCGAAGCCCTGGATGGTCTGCCTGAGGACTGTAACCTGCTGGCAGTGCTCACCCTCCGcagcaggaaccagaggaaCCGCCACCAGGAGCCCCCTGCCGAGCTGCTCCTGAGCCCCCGACGCCTCAGCTCACTGATGGTGAGTCCGCCTGTGACGCCCCCCACTCCATACTCCTCCATCCGCAGCTCTCCGAACTTTGTGGTCATCACCATCATGGAGCCACCGCCAGCCTCCAACCAGCAGCCTCACGCATCACGGCACCGTTCCTCCAGCCTGGACTCCATGGCGTCCGTCACACAGAGGTGGACCGTGTGGAACTGTGCCGCCCTCCTGTGCCAGACCTTGGCCAGGGCTCTGGTGTGGATGCTTGGGCTTCTGTACTTCAGTTCGCTGCCCATGGGGGTCTACCTTCTCATCATGCAGAGGACCACCATTGGGGTCCTGCTGGTGAGCCTGGTCCCTGCTAGCCTTATCATCATCCTGGTCTATGGGCTCTGCCAGTGTATCTGCCAGGAGTTCTGGGAGTGTGTGTCCCACAGGTGA
- the retreg1 gene encoding reticulophagy regulator 1 isoform X3 translates to MMDSGQLARSGPGLQLGDSLRLLLKEASAFKQQNPGKFCLLICSLCSFFAVVGRYIPGIVLSYLLVLGVFLWPLVSSHEVGLWVRPALLKLDFGIGALYLRVKENREKRLAQTRIDTEGIESDLSSMFPKLDSAVRREMSVSDTEVSDVTWTDNGTFNLSEGHTPQSENSEDLDREEAFTGGLAEFPSLDNGASTNGDDDEFSLGLPQVRTKETQLSVTDGQSAGTTLELVNQLAGDVITAAVTAAMQDHIEAAGLTLGSWDRENQLLELVEDSDSEVEDFELLDQSELEQLDGDVAAVPVKEEAPMEKGTAPPTGFFSKLLRRK, encoded by the exons ATGATGGACTCTGGTCAACTTGCCAGGTCTGGACCTGGACTTCAGCTCGGAGACTCGCTCCGACTCCTCCTGAAGGAGGCGTCGGCATTTAAACAGCAAAACCCGGGCAAG TTCTGTCTCCTGATCTGCAGCCTGTGCTCCTTCTTCGCCGTCGTTGGACGCTACATTCCAGGCATCGTTCTCTCCTATTTACTTG TGCTCGGCGTCTTCCTCTGGCCCCTGGTTTCATCTCACGAAGTAGGTCTGTGGGTGAGGCCGGCTCTGCTCAAACTGGACTTTGGAATTGGAGCCTTGTACCTGAGAGTGAAAGAAAATCGAG AGAAGCGTCTTGCACAGACTCGGATTGACACAGAGGGAATCGAGTCAGATCTCTCTTCCATGTTCCCGAAG CTCGACTCGGCTGTTCGTAGAGAGATGTCGGTGTCAGACACCGAAGTGTCGGATGTGACGTGGACTGACAACGGAACCTTTAACTTGTCGGAGGGTCACACGCCTCAATCAGAGAACTCTGAAG ATCTGGACCGCGAGGAAGCCTTCACCGGTGGCCTGGCTGAGTTCCCATCCCTGGACAATGGCGCGTCCACCAACGGCGATGACGATGAATTCAGTCTGGGTCTCCCGCAGGTCAGAACCAAGGAGACTCAACTTTCTGTGACTGATGGACAATCTGCTGGAACCACTCTGGAACTGGTCAACCAGCTGGCTGGGGACGTCATCACGGCCGCGGTCACAGCCGCTATGCAGGACCACATCGAGGCGGCCGGCCTGACCCTGGGGAGCTGGGACCGGGAGAACCAGCTGCTGGAACTGGTCGAGGACTCGGATAGCGAGGTTGAGGACTTCGAGCTGCTGGATCAGTCGGAGCTGGAGCAACTGGACGGGGACGTGGCTGCGGTTCCAGTGAAGGAGGAAGCTCCAATGGAGAAGGGTACAGCGCCACCCACTGGGTTTTTCTCCAAATTACTGAGGCGCAAGTGA